A stretch of the Aegilops tauschii subsp. strangulata cultivar AL8/78 chromosome 4, Aet v6.0, whole genome shotgun sequence genome encodes the following:
- the LOC123493340 gene encoding pentatricopeptide repeat-containing protein At1g69290 — protein sequence MPPRLTLLRRLSTHGDRNLATLLAVLRSPEASSTPLPRALSRAFPSPSDAFPLHTLPDLLPRLPSPLLSLRFLLWRLPPSPPLPSPHTLSSLAASLPDLPSAVPLLLSSSPHPLPLPHYALLLGISTHAGLFPVSLAVLRHMRSSGLAPDVACFHSALRAARSHCDVSAVLDIMSRSGVNPTVPLIVTAVHRLAYRGDFEGARCLIDKMPEFGCAANLVVYTAMLDGMLAFGHVDAAVGLLEEMEGGRLGAGCVPNVVSYTCLAKCLCRKGRMVEALSVLDRMVARGVMPNRVFVRTLIDGFCAARGAGLISKAYDVVERLVVDGTLSSGQCYNVLLVGLSVAGMTREAEGLAQRMMKAGVQLSPLAGSAMARELCQRKMWLHACCWLRLMDDNGVLCDSDAYAGVLLGLCQEGHVLEASALARKVMDRGIRIDASCADCLVELLKQHGDEELASHVLGLSRSPEVMSL from the coding sequence ATGCCCCCGCGCTTAaccctcctccgccgcctctccACCCACGGCGACCGCAACCTCGCCACCCTCCTCGCCGTCCTCCGCTCGCCGGAGGCCTCATCCACGCCGCTCCCGCGCGCCCTCTCCCGCGCCTTCCCGTCCCCGTCAGACGCCTTCCCCCTCCACACGCTCCCCGACCTCCTGCCGCGCCTCCCCTCCCCGCTCCTCTCCCTCCGGTTCCTGCTCTGGCGCCTGCCCCCCTCCCCGCCGCTCCCCTCCCCGCACACCCTCTCCTCGCTCGCCGCCTCGCTCCCGGACCTCCCCTCCGCCGtgcccctcctcctctcctcctccccgcaCCCGCTGCCCCTCCCGCACTACGCCCTCCTCCTCGGCATCTCCACTCATGCCGGCCTTTTCCCGGTCTCACTCGCCGTCCTCCGCCACATGCGATCCTCCGGCCTCGCGCCCGACGTGGCCTGCTTCCACTCCGCCCTCCGCGCCGCACGCTCGCATTGTGATGTCTCCGCCGTTCTGGACATCATGTCCAGGTCCGGCGTCAACCCGACCGTCCCCCTGATCGTGACCGCGGTGCATAGGCTGGCGTACAGGGGCGACTTCGAAGGTGCCCGCTGTCTGATTGACAAAATGCCTGAGTTTGGATGCGCGGCCAATCTGGTGGTTTACACCGCGATGCTCGACGGGATGCTCGCTTTTGGTCATGTGGATGCCGCAGTGGGGCTGCTGGAGGAGATGGAGGGTGGCAGACTCGGTGCTGGGTGTGTGCCCAATGTGGTGTCCTACACATGTTTGGCGAAATGCCTGTGCCGAAAAGGGAGAATGGTGGAAGCTCTGAGCGTGCTGGATAGGATGGTAGCTAGAGGGGTGATGCCGAATCGCGTTTTTGTGCGGACGCTGATCGATGGGTTTTGCGCGGCCAGGGGGGCTGGCTTGATTTCCAAGGCATATGATGTGGTGGAGCGTTTGGTCGTTGACGGAACTTTGTCAAGCGGGCAGTGCTATAATGTTCTTCTGGTAGGCTTGTCTGTGGCTGGGATGACAAGGGAAGCTGAAGGCCTCGCGCAGAGGATGATGAAGGCAGGGGTGCAGCTGAGCCCGCTCGCAGGAAGTGCAATGGCGAGGGAGCTGTGTCAGAGGAAAATGTGGTTGCATGCTTGCTGTTGGTTGAGACTGATGGATGATAATGGGGTGCTCTGTGATTCTGATGCCTATGCTGGCGTGTTGTTGGGGCTGTGTCAGGAGGGGCATGTCCTTGAGGCCTCGGCGTTGGCGAGGAAGGTCATGGATAGGGGAATACGCATTGACGCTTCCTGCGCTGATTGTTTGGTGGAGTTACTGAAGCAACATGGTGATGAGGAGCTAGCATCACATGTATTAGGATTGAGCAGATCCCCTGAAGTGATGTCGCTGTGA